The Virgibacillus phasianinus genome includes a window with the following:
- a CDS encoding endonuclease/exonuclease/phosphatase family protein, giving the protein MNLSVMTLNLRVNNPEDGNNAWPFRINRVSEVIKLTQPFIIGTQEGLFSMLSDLQKCLPEYGMIGSGRGGGREDEHCAIFYKKQEVEVKDHGQFWLSQTPTVANSISWKSACPRICTWGAFNLAKNPAVKFLVFNTHLDHVSQTAREKGIQLIWAKMNAYIKKGLPVILTGDLNAGPENKTIQFLHGLDTIERQSANLIDAFSVLMHAPGATFHDFRGGKEGQPIDYIYTSLGVKILETKVDRSIIDGGYPSDHYPVTADLII; this is encoded by the coding sequence ATGAACCTATCTGTAATGACTTTAAATTTACGGGTAAATAACCCAGAAGATGGGAATAATGCTTGGCCGTTTCGAATTAATAGAGTTTCCGAGGTAATCAAACTGACCCAGCCTTTTATTATTGGTACCCAGGAGGGGCTATTTTCCATGTTGTCCGACTTGCAGAAGTGTTTACCTGAGTATGGAATGATCGGAAGTGGCCGTGGTGGTGGCAGGGAAGATGAACATTGTGCAATTTTTTATAAAAAACAGGAGGTAGAAGTAAAGGATCATGGTCAGTTTTGGTTGTCACAAACACCAACAGTAGCAAACAGTATTAGCTGGAAAAGTGCTTGTCCAAGAATTTGTACGTGGGGGGCATTTAATCTTGCAAAAAATCCAGCTGTTAAGTTTCTGGTTTTTAATACGCATCTGGATCATGTCAGCCAAACGGCAAGGGAAAAAGGGATTCAATTGATTTGGGCAAAAATGAATGCCTATATCAAGAAAGGGTTACCTGTAATCCTAACAGGGGATCTAAATGCTGGTCCGGAAAACAAAACAATACAATTTTTACACGGTCTAGATACTATTGAAAGACAATCTGCAAACTTAATAGATGCGTTCTCCGTATTAATGCATGCACCTGGGGCAACATTTCACGATTTTCGAGGCGGCAAGGAAGGACAGCCTATTGATTATATCTATACCTCTTTGGGGGTGAAAATTTTAGAAACAAAGGTTGATCGAAGCATAATTGATGGTGGTTATCCATCAGATCATTATCCCGTGACCGCAGATTTAATAATATAA
- a CDS encoding Gfo/Idh/MocA family protein, with translation MKVGIISFAHMHAFSYAQYLVQHPDAELTGIWDADEARGNGAAEQFEAPFYSDLNELLQTDIEAVIICSENANHKEHVFKAAKHQKHILCEKPIATEVEDAKAMINTCEHHGVILQVAYPVRFAPAIQKVKAIIQSGKIGEVIAVNATNHGQMPGGWFIEKELSGGGSATDHIVHVMDLLRWMLKDEVKSVYAEFDTRFYDIDVEDAGLVMLELESGAVVSIDPSWSRPKTFPMWGDVTMKISGTEGTLAVDAFKQHSVLYNDKDGKVQHLPWSEDMDEALVNDFIDCVKTKRAPSITGKDGLRTLEVVKAAYQANEQKATVQLERN, from the coding sequence ATGAAAGTTGGAATTATTAGTTTTGCCCATATGCATGCCTTTAGCTACGCGCAGTATTTGGTTCAACATCCTGATGCGGAATTAACTGGGATTTGGGATGCCGATGAAGCACGAGGAAATGGTGCAGCGGAACAATTCGAGGCACCATTTTATTCGGATTTGAATGAGCTTTTACAAACAGACATCGAAGCGGTGATTATCTGTTCAGAAAACGCCAATCACAAGGAACATGTTTTTAAGGCTGCAAAGCACCAGAAGCACATACTATGTGAAAAACCAATTGCTACGGAAGTGGAAGATGCTAAAGCAATGATTAACACCTGTGAGCATCATGGGGTTATTTTGCAAGTTGCCTATCCAGTCCGGTTTGCGCCGGCTATCCAAAAAGTGAAAGCGATTATTCAATCAGGGAAAATTGGTGAGGTCATCGCTGTGAATGCAACAAACCACGGTCAAATGCCTGGTGGCTGGTTCATCGAGAAGGAATTGTCGGGCGGCGGTTCAGCTACAGACCATATTGTCCACGTCATGGATTTGCTCAGGTGGATGCTGAAGGATGAAGTGAAAAGCGTGTATGCGGAATTTGATACCCGGTTCTATGACATTGATGTTGAGGACGCTGGACTGGTCATGCTGGAGCTTGAATCCGGCGCCGTTGTATCGATTGATCCAAGCTGGTCAAGACCAAAGACATTCCCAATGTGGGGCGATGTCACGATGAAGATTTCCGGAACAGAGGGAACATTAGCTGTTGATGCATTTAAACAGCACTCGGTTCTGTACAATGATAAGGATGGCAAAGTTCAGCATCTGCCATGGTCAGAAGACATGGATGAAGCGTTAGTGAACGACTTTATCGATTGTGTGAAAACAAAAAGAGCGCCATCGATAACAGGAAAAGACGGCCTGCGGACACTGGAAGTTGTAAAAGCGGCTTATCAAGCGAACGAACAAAAAGCAACTGTTCAATTGGAACGTAATTAG
- a CDS encoding alpha-L-fucosidase, protein MSTSVKDVKYANWPDTYGNPEWLIHDRFGLFIHFGLYAPAARHEWFMTHEKIHPDTYRKYFEHFEPDLFDAKEWARTAKKAGMKYFVITTKHHEGFALWDTKLSDYKVTNTPIKRDLLREVIDAFREEGLKVGLYHSLIDWHHPEFTIDGLHPQRDDEDFKLENADRDMNKYLEFMHGQVRELLTDYGQIDYLWFDFSYPHRDWGWSKGKGAMDWQSEKLEEMVLELQPNILLNDRFDLNRGVTTPEQYQPNEPVEENGLPVIWEACQTMNGTWGYQRDNLDWKSADTLLKMLIDTVSKSGNFLLNVGPNGRGEFDYRSIDRLEAISEWMRLHSRSIYGATHSNYKAPVDCRYTQKGNRLYLHIYSWPFRHIHLEGLAGKVNYAQLLNDASEVYFREFDPEEVITSTETKIDRKAVVLDLPVQKPNVEVPVVELFLKD, encoded by the coding sequence ATGAGCACGAGTGTAAAAGACGTAAAATATGCAAATTGGCCTGATACATATGGGAATCCGGAGTGGCTGATTCATGACCGCTTTGGTTTATTTATCCACTTTGGTCTATATGCACCTGCTGCACGGCATGAATGGTTTATGACACACGAGAAGATTCATCCAGACACGTACCGAAAGTATTTTGAACACTTTGAGCCAGATTTATTTGATGCCAAGGAATGGGCTAGAACTGCTAAGAAAGCGGGCATGAAATACTTTGTCATCACAACCAAACACCATGAAGGGTTTGCCTTATGGGACACGAAATTAAGTGATTATAAAGTGACAAATACACCGATAAAACGCGATTTGCTGCGTGAAGTTATCGATGCTTTTCGGGAGGAAGGTCTAAAAGTCGGATTGTATCATTCCTTAATCGATTGGCACCACCCAGAGTTTACAATTGATGGGCTGCATCCACAACGTGATGATGAGGACTTCAAATTAGAAAATGCCGACCGGGATATGAATAAATATCTGGAATTTATGCATGGGCAGGTCCGGGAACTATTAACGGACTACGGTCAAATTGATTATCTGTGGTTTGATTTCTCGTACCCGCACCGCGACTGGGGATGGTCGAAAGGAAAAGGGGCCATGGACTGGCAATCTGAGAAACTGGAGGAAATGGTACTGGAATTGCAGCCGAATATCCTGTTAAACGACCGCTTCGACTTAAACCGTGGTGTAACAACCCCAGAACAGTACCAGCCAAATGAACCTGTTGAGGAAAATGGGCTTCCAGTTATCTGGGAAGCATGCCAAACGATGAATGGCACATGGGGCTATCAACGCGATAATCTGGATTGGAAATCTGCGGATACCCTTTTGAAAATGTTGATTGACACGGTATCAAAAAGTGGCAATTTCTTATTGAACGTAGGACCAAATGGACGTGGTGAATTTGATTATCGCTCGATTGATCGGTTGGAAGCAATTAGCGAATGGATGAGGCTGCATTCACGCTCCATTTATGGTGCAACACATAGTAATTACAAAGCACCCGTAGACTGTCGCTATACACAAAAGGGGAACCGTTTGTATCTTCATATTTATTCGTGGCCATTCCGGCACATTCATTTAGAAGGTTTAGCTGGAAAAGTTAACTACGCGCAGCTGCTTAACGATGCGTCAGAAGTTTATTTTAGGGAATTTGATCCGGAAGAAGTAATTACTAGTACGGAGACGAAAATTGACCGTAAAGCCGTTGTGCTGGATCTACCGGTACAAAAGCCGAATGTAGAGGTTCCTGTGGTGGAGCTGTTTTTAAAGGATTAA
- a CDS encoding family 20 glycosylhydrolase — MNIKEPVRVFHLRFSSHDLVEPFKEFIGKVLAPKGINHLLLECNTSFVFTSHPEVTGGTLTRQDAREIAVICKNNGIRLIPLMQCLGHQGWGGSRNSILKAYPEFDETPDVPLDAEWPEIFCRSWCPEHPDVNKLAFDLIDELIDAFDADAFHVGLDEVFEMVSDQCPRCNGKDRAELFAKVVNELHEHVVNERGVEMFMWADRLNDGEKMGYTEWDGDMFGTYHAIDSIPKDIIMMDWHYDKLDAYPSIGNFIEKGFTVIPACWYKTDAAVDFLAESKRQAEELGSVDQMPGMMVTSWNGWDKESFEKFIALSPDSFQLDEEAGELDELYRTLDVITTKLAK; from the coding sequence ATGAACATAAAAGAACCTGTACGCGTATTTCATTTACGATTTAGTTCACATGACTTAGTTGAACCTTTCAAGGAATTTATTGGCAAGGTATTAGCACCTAAAGGGATTAACCATTTGCTTTTGGAATGTAATACCTCCTTTGTTTTTACGTCACATCCTGAGGTCACTGGTGGAACATTAACCCGCCAGGATGCCCGCGAAATTGCGGTAATATGCAAAAATAATGGCATCAGGCTAATCCCATTAATGCAGTGCCTTGGTCACCAAGGATGGGGCGGATCCAGAAATTCCATCTTAAAGGCATATCCGGAATTTGATGAAACACCGGATGTGCCATTAGATGCAGAGTGGCCAGAAATTTTTTGCAGAAGCTGGTGTCCGGAACATCCAGATGTAAATAAGCTTGCATTTGATCTGATCGATGAGCTCATTGATGCATTTGACGCTGATGCATTTCATGTAGGGCTGGATGAGGTATTTGAAATGGTGAGCGATCAATGTCCGCGCTGCAATGGAAAAGACCGGGCTGAATTATTTGCGAAGGTAGTGAATGAACTGCATGAACACGTGGTGAATGAACGCGGTGTGGAAATGTTTATGTGGGCCGATCGATTAAATGACGGTGAGAAGATGGGGTATACCGAATGGGATGGTGATATGTTTGGCACCTATCACGCCATTGATTCCATTCCGAAAGACATTATCATGATGGACTGGCATTATGACAAATTAGATGCTTATCCATCGATCGGGAATTTCATTGAAAAAGGATTCACCGTCATTCCAGCCTGCTGGTATAAAACAGATGCTGCAGTCGATTTTTTGGCGGAAAGCAAGCGGCAGGCTGAAGAACTTGGATCAGTGGACCAGATGCCTGGCATGATGGTGACATCGTGGAATGGCTGGGATAAAGAGTCGTTTGAGAAGTTTATTGCACTGTCCCCTGACAGTTTTCAGCTTGATGAAGAAGCAGGGGAACTTGACGAGTTGTATCGGACACTGGATGTTATTACGACGAAACTAGCGAAGTAG
- a CDS encoding Gfo/Idh/MocA family protein — protein sequence MEKIKIGVIGAGSISEMHFESYKNNSDVEIYAVCDLNEQRAEEKAEKYGAEKYYTNYQDLLDNPEVDAVSICTWNNSHAEISIAALNSGKHVLVEKPLCKTVEEARNIEKAAKKNDGKVIQVGFVRRFGTNTKVLKSFIESGDLGEIYYAKASCLRVLGNPGGWFSDKERSGGGPLIDLGVHIIDLCWYLMGKPKVKSVSGNTYNKLGNRSNIQNKSFYQAADYDPEKNTVEDLANAMIRFENGASLVVDTSYALHAKEESINVNIFGDKGGAEIEPALQIFTEKNNTMLNATPQIDSLSFDFVKGFQDEINHFVSCVKGETETISPVEDGVEIMKILAGVYESSEKGAEVHFD from the coding sequence ATGGAAAAAATAAAAATTGGTGTGATTGGTGCTGGTTCGATTTCGGAGATGCACTTTGAGTCGTACAAAAATAATAGTGATGTGGAAATCTATGCGGTTTGTGATTTGAACGAACAACGTGCCGAGGAAAAGGCAGAGAAATATGGCGCAGAAAAATATTATACAAACTATCAGGATTTGCTAGATAATCCAGAAGTTGATGCGGTAAGTATATGCACGTGGAATAATTCCCATGCGGAAATATCAATCGCTGCATTAAACAGTGGGAAGCATGTGCTGGTTGAGAAACCACTATGTAAAACGGTAGAAGAAGCACGCAACATTGAAAAGGCTGCGAAAAAAAATGATGGAAAAGTCATTCAAGTTGGATTTGTGCGCAGGTTTGGTACCAACACGAAGGTATTAAAGAGTTTCATAGAATCAGGTGATCTCGGTGAAATCTATTATGCAAAGGCTTCCTGTCTTCGTGTTTTGGGTAATCCGGGGGGCTGGTTTTCCGATAAGGAACGTTCAGGTGGTGGCCCGTTGATTGATTTGGGTGTTCATATTATCGATTTATGCTGGTACTTGATGGGCAAACCAAAAGTCAAATCGGTTAGCGGGAACACGTACAATAAACTTGGGAATCGCTCCAATATTCAAAACAAATCATTCTATCAGGCTGCCGATTATGATCCAGAGAAAAATACAGTCGAGGATCTGGCCAACGCCATGATTCGCTTTGAAAATGGAGCATCATTAGTAGTGGATACGAGCTATGCACTCCATGCTAAAGAGGAATCAATCAATGTGAACATCTTTGGTGATAAAGGCGGCGCGGAAATTGAGCCGGCCCTGCAGATCTTTACGGAAAAAAATAATACGATGTTAAACGCAACACCACAGATTGATTCCCTGTCATTTGATTTTGTGAAAGGGTTCCAGGATGAAATTAATCATTTTGTATCCTGCGTCAAAGGTGAAACGGAAACGATCAGCCCAGTCGAGGATGGCGTCGAAATTATGAAGATATTGGCCGGAGTCTATGAATCTAGTGAAAAAGGTGCAGAAGTTCACTTCGACTAA
- a CDS encoding sugar phosphate isomerase/epimerase family protein gives MKLGMSSYSLVGALNSGEMSILDVIEWTADHGGEHIELVPMGYTLTENPDLIAAIIQKTKETGIEISNYAIGADFLPASVEEFEQEIARVKKEVDIASELGVKLMRHDVSFKPPHEASIQQFEQDLPRLVEACQRIADYAAQYDIVTSIENHGFYVQASDRVQRLVNAVDRANFKTTLDTGNFLCVDEDPVAAVKNNISLASMVHIKDFYHRPASAYNPGEGWFQTTSGNYLRGAISGHGDIDIEAVIKVVKQSGYDGYISIEFEGLEECKQGSRIGLDNVRKIWEEV, from the coding sequence ATGAAGCTGGGAATGAGTTCATACAGTTTAGTTGGAGCGTTAAACTCGGGTGAAATGTCGATTTTGGATGTGATTGAGTGGACAGCCGATCATGGTGGCGAGCATATTGAGCTTGTCCCGATGGGGTACACGCTAACGGAGAATCCGGATTTAATAGCAGCCATTATACAAAAAACAAAAGAAACAGGAATTGAAATTTCCAACTATGCAATTGGGGCGGACTTTCTGCCAGCAAGCGTGGAAGAATTTGAGCAGGAAATTGCCCGCGTTAAGAAGGAAGTGGATATTGCAAGTGAGCTCGGTGTCAAGCTAATGCGGCATGATGTTTCATTTAAGCCTCCACATGAAGCCTCTATCCAGCAGTTTGAACAAGACCTGCCGAGGTTAGTGGAAGCTTGCCAGCGAATTGCCGATTACGCTGCGCAATATGACATTGTCACAAGTATTGAAAACCATGGCTTTTATGTCCAGGCAAGCGATCGGGTTCAGCGTCTGGTTAATGCGGTGGACAGGGCTAATTTTAAGACAACGCTTGATACAGGCAATTTTCTATGTGTGGATGAGGACCCAGTTGCCGCAGTGAAGAATAATATTTCACTTGCATCGATGGTCCATATTAAAGATTTTTACCATCGACCAGCATCTGCGTATAACCCTGGTGAAGGCTGGTTTCAGACGACATCCGGAAATTACCTGCGCGGTGCGATAAGCGGCCACGGGGATATTGATATCGAAGCGGTCATTAAGGTGGTTAAACAATCTGGATACGATGGGTATATTTCCATCGAATTTGAAGGGCTGGAAGAGTGTAAACAAGGTTCCAGAATTGGCTTGGATAATGTCCGGAAAATCTGGGAAGAAGTGTAA
- a CDS encoding Gfo/Idh/MocA family protein gives MLKVAVVGTGSLSDDHYQTWSRLQNVQAERVGNGTTVDVDIIDLCVPVNERPDFIREINKEGIRIVCETVLATNVDEASALMGKCDEKDVHLFVGNRKRFSPEYVDARNQVRDGNIGKPGVIRLSSSAPHPGDDGDIFCSLGVPEFDWLTWTFGNVERVMAKHVKKERKDGSLTEYALLSLRLEDGSFAHVDLSWGDGARETSFELTGDEGMITYNSKESNPINLQLSATPEGIEEDILIKTPLQRMLEYVAVCQDIGEQSLQAMQIAEAARESAKTGQPVSLKEVR, from the coding sequence GTGCTGAAAGTAGCAGTAGTCGGAACAGGATCGTTGAGTGATGATCATTATCAAACATGGTCCCGGTTACAGAATGTTCAAGCAGAGCGTGTTGGAAATGGAACAACTGTTGATGTCGATATCATAGATTTGTGTGTACCTGTAAATGAGAGACCGGATTTCATTCGAGAGATTAATAAGGAAGGAATTCGTATTGTCTGTGAAACGGTGCTTGCAACAAATGTGGATGAGGCTTCAGCTTTAATGGGAAAATGTGATGAAAAAGACGTACATCTTTTTGTTGGAAATAGGAAGCGGTTTTCGCCCGAGTATGTTGATGCAAGAAATCAGGTAAGGGATGGAAATATTGGAAAACCAGGAGTGATCAGGCTTTCTAGCAGTGCCCCGCACCCTGGTGATGATGGTGATATTTTTTGTAGTTTGGGGGTTCCTGAGTTTGATTGGTTGACGTGGACTTTTGGTAATGTGGAACGGGTGATGGCCAAGCACGTTAAGAAAGAACGCAAGGATGGATCGCTGACGGAGTATGCGTTGCTGTCACTCCGCTTGGAAGATGGGTCCTTTGCCCATGTTGATTTGTCCTGGGGCGATGGGGCAAGGGAAACAAGTTTTGAATTGACTGGCGATGAAGGAATGATTACCTATAATAGCAAGGAAAGTAATCCAATAAATCTGCAGCTCTCCGCAACCCCAGAAGGAATTGAAGAGGACATTCTAATTAAAACCCCACTTCAGCGCATGTTGGAGTATGTTGCTGTTTGCCAGGATATAGGGGAGCAATCCTTGCAGGCCATGCAAATTGCGGAAGCGGCACGGGAGTCAGCCAAAACCGGCCAGCCTGTTTCACTAAAGGAGGTGCGCTGA
- a CDS encoding sugar phosphate isomerase/epimerase family protein codes for MKVGLSTYSLLDAIKAEEMDVLDVVQWIADNGGEHMEIVPYGFTLVDNLELADKVRDKAKEVGIELSNYSMPANFVQETVEEFDAEVDRLKKHVDLLDRMGIKHMRHDVTAFTLPPEKRTIEYFESNLPQIIEGSRRIADYAAKFGITTTIENHGVAVQHSDRVQRVLQAVDRPNFKTTLDIGNFMCVDENSIVGVQKNLPYASLVHFKDFYFRPYYANPGGGKWFRTSNGNYLRGAIVGQGDIEIREIIKLIKDSGYDGNITLEFEGMEECREACKIGMDNLKRFWEEA; via the coding sequence ATGAAAGTAGGTTTAAGTACGTACAGTTTGCTGGATGCCATTAAGGCGGAGGAAATGGATGTCTTGGATGTCGTTCAATGGATTGCTGATAATGGCGGAGAACATATGGAAATAGTTCCATACGGATTTACGTTAGTCGATAATTTAGAACTGGCCGACAAGGTACGCGATAAGGCAAAGGAAGTCGGAATTGAACTATCAAACTACTCGATGCCGGCAAATTTTGTTCAAGAAACAGTGGAAGAATTTGATGCAGAGGTTGACCGGTTGAAAAAACATGTTGATCTTTTAGACCGGATGGGCATCAAGCATATGCGCCATGATGTAACCGCCTTCACATTGCCTCCGGAGAAAAGGACAATCGAGTACTTTGAAAGTAACTTGCCGCAAATTATTGAGGGCAGCCGCCGAATTGCTGATTACGCAGCGAAATTTGGGATAACGACAACAATTGAAAACCACGGTGTCGCCGTTCAGCATAGTGACCGTGTCCAGCGCGTCCTGCAGGCAGTTGATCGACCAAACTTCAAGACTACGTTGGATATAGGTAATTTCATGTGTGTCGACGAAAACTCCATCGTTGGGGTGCAAAAGAACTTACCATATGCATCACTTGTTCATTTTAAGGACTTTTACTTCCGGCCGTATTATGCAAATCCTGGCGGTGGCAAATGGTTCAGAACATCAAATGGAAATTACCTAAGGGGTGCAATCGTTGGCCAGGGTGATATTGAAATCAGGGAGATTATTAAACTCATCAAAGATTCCGGTTATGACGGCAATATTACCCTGGAATTTGAAGGAATGGAAGAATGCCGGGAAGCCTGCAAAATCGGAATGGACAATTTGAAGCGGTTTTGGGAAGAAGCTTAG
- a CDS encoding sulfatase family protein, producing MANKTKPNILFIMSDDHAAHAMSCYDSKINQTPNLDRIADEGMRFDNCFCTNSICAPSRAAILTGQYNHVNGVKTLGDGIDGRKPNVQKVLKDNDYQTAIVGKWHLGHGGEHDPTGFDYWNVLPDQGDYHDPKMIEMGKEKQYKGYVTDLITDISLDWLQNRSADQPFMLMCHHKAPHRPWEPDDKHAQLYEDIEIPEPETFHDDYANRSNAAKEATMRVDRDLFKTDLKMDPPENLSPAELKSWKYQRYIKDYLRVVASIDDNVGRLLDYLEEEGLAENTIVMYTSDQGFFLGDHGWYDKRFMYEESLRMPYIVRYPRAVEPGSVTDNMALNVDFAETFLDYAGIDIPDDMQGTSLRPVLEGRTPDDWQTSVYYRYWEHLSDPHKVGAHYGVRTERYKLIYYYGQALGASNTLDETRTPEWELFDLQEDPYELNNVYDDPNYADTVTILKEELHRLKEKVGDEACD from the coding sequence ATGGCAAATAAAACGAAACCAAATATCCTGTTCATTATGAGTGACGACCATGCAGCCCATGCGATGAGCTGTTATGATAGCAAAATCAATCAAACGCCCAATCTAGACCGGATTGCGGATGAGGGTATGCGCTTTGACAATTGCTTTTGTACCAACTCTATTTGTGCGCCGAGCAGGGCGGCTATTTTGACGGGGCAATATAATCATGTGAATGGGGTAAAAACACTTGGTGACGGAATTGACGGCAGGAAGCCAAATGTACAAAAGGTGCTCAAGGATAATGATTATCAGACTGCTATCGTTGGAAAATGGCATTTAGGTCATGGCGGTGAGCATGACCCGACTGGTTTTGACTACTGGAATGTCTTACCGGACCAAGGGGATTACCATGATCCGAAGATGATTGAAATGGGAAAAGAAAAGCAATACAAGGGATATGTGACCGATCTCATCACCGACATTTCGCTTGACTGGCTACAGAACCGTTCAGCAGATCAGCCGTTTATGCTGATGTGCCATCATAAGGCGCCACATCGGCCGTGGGAGCCGGATGACAAACATGCCCAACTGTATGAGGATATCGAGATCCCTGAACCGGAAACATTTCATGATGATTATGCCAATCGGTCGAATGCTGCTAAGGAAGCAACCATGCGTGTGGACCGGGATCTTTTTAAGACAGATTTGAAAATGGATCCACCGGAAAATCTGTCACCAGCGGAACTTAAAAGCTGGAAATATCAACGCTATATCAAAGATTATTTACGTGTTGTTGCCTCGATTGATGATAATGTTGGCCGGTTGCTTGACTACCTGGAAGAGGAAGGACTGGCGGAAAATACGATTGTGATGTATACATCTGATCAAGGCTTTTTCCTCGGCGATCATGGCTGGTATGACAAACGATTTATGTATGAGGAATCGCTAAGAATGCCATATATCGTCCGCTATCCTCGGGCGGTGGAACCAGGGTCAGTAACAGACAATATGGCGTTAAATGTTGATTTTGCTGAAACGTTCCTTGATTATGCGGGAATTGACATACCCGATGATATGCAAGGCACAAGTCTTCGTCCCGTACTCGAAGGGAGAACACCTGATGATTGGCAGACCTCAGTCTATTACCGGTACTGGGAGCATTTAAGTGACCCGCATAAAGTCGGTGCCCATTACGGCGTGCGGACGGAGCGGTACAAGCTGATCTATTATTATGGGCAAGCATTAGGAGCCTCGAATACGCTTGATGAAACGAGAACCCCAGAATGGGAGTTATTCGATCTGCAAGAGGACCCTTATGAATTGAACAATGTTTATGATGATCCGAATTATGCGGATACGGTAACAATTTTAAAGGAGGAGCTCCACCGGCTGAAGGAGAAGGTCGGGGATGAGGCGTGTGATTAA